The following coding sequences lie in one Apostichopus japonicus isolate 1M-3 chromosome 13, ASM3797524v1, whole genome shotgun sequence genomic window:
- the LOC139978425 gene encoding organic cation transporter protein-like, with amino-acid sequence MELDEALRQLGDFGRYQTIVYLLISLIGQVPGSWHMLAISFLGAVPEHHCKIPEGGSLEDSIPHMVDPDMGQLEYDSCTVYVQDGTESNRTKECDQWEYSKEPYGDTIVNEWDLVCDQSNLVEISQSVFMAGVMVGSILFGQLSDRFGRKPILFVSLALQVVVGTVVVFSPSIVFFTVVRFFVGVLEQGYDITSYVMVTELFTPRRRAYAGILLTNFWALGIMSLPLLAWLIQDWRYLQLAITLPLLLALPLWWFIPESPRWLLSVGKYRKANNVLAKIARFNGKEADSVQLSSNHKYDGTDGKEKGGEVENSSKSDDVSIATATKEKSATILDLFKSRLILKITVVMMFVWCVNAVIYYGLSLNTGSLAGDPYLNFFLSGAVEIPSYVLAVFVVSWFGRKIPVCFFHVLAGLACAVTVFIPQTSSQGKDLTPLIITTAMTGKFAIAASYAIVFLYASELFPTVVRNVGIGVLSFSSRIGGIIAPLMILLEDSYPKVPMVIFGILSLLAGFAILVLPETKGQVQPQTIEDLNRTWKQR; translated from the exons ATGGAACTAGACGAGGCTCTGAGACAGTTGGGAGATTTTGGACGATACCAAACAATCGTTTACCTGTTGATATCTCTAATTGGTCAAGTACCAGGGTCATGGCATATGCTCGCAATCAGCTTCTTAGGAGCGGTACCCGAGCACCACTGTAAGATCCCAGAAGGAGGTTCATTAGAGGACAGTATACCCCACATGGTCGATCCTGACATGGGACAGCTGGAGTATGACAGTTGTACCGTCTATGTGCAGGATGGAACCGAATCGAACCGAACTAAAGAATGTGACCAGTGGGAGTACTCGAAAGAACCTTACGGCGATACCATTGTCAACGAG TGGGATCTAGTTTGCGACCAATCAAATCTTGTGGAGATTTCTCAATCGGTTTTCATGGCTGGAGTCATGGTTGGATCAATCCTTTTCGGTCAGTTATCTGATCGATTCGGGAGGAAGCCTATCCTCTTCGTGTCGCTCGCTCTTCAAGTTGTCGTTGGTACAGTTGTGGTCTTCTCACCGAGTATAGTCTTCTTTACAGTCGTTCGGTTCTTCGTGGGAGTCCTCGAACAG GGTTATGACATAACTTCCTACGTAATGGTAACGGAGTTGTTCACCCCTCGTCGACGGGCCTATGCCGGTATCTTATTGACAAACTTCTGGGCACTGGGGATTATGTCGCTGCCCCTCTTGGCTTGGCTGATACAGGACTGGCGATACCTCCAGTTAGCCATAACCCTACCACTCCTGCTCGCCTTACCTCTTTGGTG GTTCATACCAGAATCTCCAAGATGGCTGTTATCCGTCGGTAAATACCGGAAGGCCAATAATGTATTAGCTAAAATAGCTAGATTTAATGGCAAAGAGGCCGATTCTGTACAGCTGAGCTCAAATCATAAGTATGATGGGACTGATGGTAAAGAAAAAGGAGGAGAAGTAGAAAACAGTAGCAAAAGCGATGATGTTTCCATAGCAACTGCTACGAAAGAAAAATCCGCCACAATTCTTGATCTCTTTAAATCGCGATTAATTTTGAAGATAACTGTGGTGATGATGTTTGTATG GTGTGTGAATGCCGTCATTTATTACGGGTTATCTCTAAATACTGGTAGCTTGGCGGGAGATCCTTACCTTAATTTCTTTCTAAGTGGTGCCGTGGAGATACCATCCTACGTCTTAGCTGTATTTGTTGTCTCATG GTTTGGAAGGAAAATCCCTGTGTGTTTTTTTCACGTTTTAGCTGGTCTCGCATGCGCAGTGACAGTTTTCATACCCCAAACTTCGA GTCAAGGGAAGGATTTGACGCCTTTAATTATCACCACAGCTATGACCGGTAAATTCGCCATTGCAGCCTCTTACGCCATTGTCTTTCTTTACGCCTCAGAACTCTTCCCTACCGTTGTAAG AAATGTTGGGATAGGAGTTCTGTCTTTCTCGTCCCGTATTGGTGGAATCATAGCCCCACTCATGATTCTTCTG GAGGATTCGTACCCAAAGGTACCAATGGTGATTTTTGGAATTTTATCACTTTTGGCTGGATTTGCGATTCTTGTTCTCCCGGAAACGAAAGGTCAAGTACAACCACAAACTATTGAAGACTTAAATCGAACTTGGAAGCAAAGGTGA
- the LOC139978426 gene encoding uncharacterized protein, giving the protein MAAEENTLVVEPKRKSVQSKRPHYQRHLKLPDTYSKLIAMAIKDSKSKMVTLHEIQAYLKERYSCFNGTYVGWKNSLRHNLSANPAFVKVLRDGDKPKGKDNYWTIDESVKLDRNEEKTTNDKKTETKVKQEQGIEKTAKSDSCKPKVKKSHNLSFSIDNLLKPSPRKRKEVYTSSNVAVSIPAKRTCHRLQLRQTSSPYGNVWLRRSTELCKYEYCNAVDERLPVCYSERFRIEELRSSRLSHFGLSRRQSMFVACELEGCELNHQDDFIECELDNCKVCKPGFNMKTDQRNEMYKMKPAIQRIPRHVEEYELSCSERNLTSSEAHLDFSAYEIDPGRLENLRETLEVQACGGVKAGRIREED; this is encoded by the coding sequence ATGGCAGCTGAGGAGAACACTCTTGTTGTGGAGCCCAAACGTAAAAGTGTTCAGAGCAAACGACCACACTACCAACGACATTTAAAACTTCCGGACACATATTCCAAACTGATTGCCATGGCGATAAAAGATTCGAAAAGCAAAATGGTTACTCTGCATGAAATACAAGCGTATTTGAAAGAAAGGTACTCTTGTTTTAACGGAACCTACGTGGGATGGAAAAATAGCTTACGTCATAACTTGTCGGCAAATCCTGCGTTCGTTAAGGTATTACGCGATGGTGATAAACCTAAAGGGAAGGATAATTATTGGACAATCGATGAAAGTGTCAAACTTGATAGAAACGAAGAGAAGACAACGAACGACAAGAAAACCGAGACGAAAGTGAAACAAGAGCAAGGAATAGAGAAGACTGCCAAATCAGACTCTTGCAAACCTAAAGTAAAGAAAAGTCATAATTTATCGTTTTCTATTGATAACCTATTGAAGCCATCTCCAAGAAAACGAAAGGAAGTGTATACTAGTTCAAATGTAGCAGTCAGCATTCCCGCCAAACGTACGTGTCACCGATTGCAGCTGCGACAAACGTCTTCGCCTTATGGTAATGTTTGGTTACGACGATCGACAGAGCtttgtaaatatgaatattgcAACGCGGTTGACGAGAGATTACCAGTATGCTATAGCGAACGATTTCGCATCGAAGAGCTCAGGAGTAGTAGATTATCCCATTTCGGATTGAGTAGACGTCAATCCATGTTCGTAGCTTGTGAACTCGAAGGATGTGAATTAAATCACCAGGACGATTTTATTGAATGCGAACTGGATAATTGTAAAGTGTGTAAACCAGGTTTCAATATGAAGACGgatcaaagaaatgaaatgtacAAGATGAAACCCGCAATTCAACGCATTCCTCGCCATGTCGAAGAATACGAGTTGTCATGCAGCGAGCGCAATTTGACTTCCAGTGAAGCGCATTTAGATTTTTCTGCGTATGAAATAGACCCAGGTCGCTTGGAGAATTTGAGAGAAACATTGGAAGTGCAGGCATGTGGAGGTGTGAAGGCTGGACGAATAAGGGAGGAGGACTAA
- the LOC139978422 gene encoding uncharacterized protein, which yields MRADDETKGVQHFTRFIRVVSTRHSHSYISHDIDKVLKMSYLDKPPHLRCKQPSELASSLLDEGAYQQRQPFPIRQKTDERKARCDGRNRRGERGARGKEERRRGGRDSVSNRKDEVVEGYPRAGGATEKEEGYTEQDPEHGVSVNLTSVTERKRDHNAPRKQSAFTDKGACSEDQRLNAATRGRSKQRAKRRRVKYHDEKKFRRESSNHGNRKDFAERSFPRYCGFHDSSDDDDCENHQTSPSAKRSKQIKKSQAYRRNRRTINVSAETIRSLSEAGKGRSPSKQVQKKTQGNSSKNLPHGCENAQSYDRLHTFLQWASKKSRSANRSGIYVIPKRTEYSNLTTDELDYISLCVRTEEALNKPLPLASNRTVYKYWLKKYGIALTGLLLTDSSDIETTEEDEDEDESHAMEERITQCYNQQHLHDNLEITAKRTTLVKDKLIVVKQETHSRSTQTDGQDLDGKSNFKDANKLSLQNVSNISLSPERSYPEVIKEGITLNNTSNDINLVTSFLKSATTYFDNRFDRTVQRLENKATSRSYEQPSTSTDGEPNNDHLINCSKETQTTGLMQEGRHLETCNKETKSLSCTSNTDYDENKTVKLAFLIADNLFQRQVSGQMAVPNKMEIDPTKKNITKTFSKEVGSKLYQQQIYSSSESVAEDIGEEHFRTPRPPCILNDPKKPVWCRRMKFLKQLKQITPVIAPDSLKMQLPSDVKSANTKPVKVIELDPECVPVKEEFSNHVNEASVVSEDIEEMFQTSITSTQQSVNEAKSLDVVTNIPKVHGDEGKNTVKPSSSAEQVAGLTASQTSTPHCATCVPSEVQNTKHTTSPVNGAMDTVPKDSPGAESPEENFQPQLMKEIESKPRRLIDTLPPPVLAGKGFLGSYINQQSSKTNEIPSVSGLSRIPEVGNKAVTNVQPLCSAIGTALPHNLSRGGQLTPIETPDVHFSPQRSVLTHADDLALAVGSLPPRRGLFAPMSMGSLPTVPTNYTQVSTSSVDDNITPTACTNLATSSRFGQLAPLAANGGKSKDKKIKKKKKDKKNKKKRDRSNESLSVIEEQSSSRTHHAFTSNDEMLDSSRQYSLDDRHHHLYQSPQMSSLMNSQAVGRLGITPSRPIDRQSFAASSRQTGIFSSAGALPNLTNENLRDTLHGQRINVPTGSFRQTERQEVPRGFLQPMPPSSERLSRNDTEKNSYVFPGRDPTLFRMTTGDDHDDDDDLYYQTDEDEYVYESNFHEGGLEYNMLPHPGHPSMYIQRGAYNQMDPRVSYMQAQSQRNTGEPVLVLQDEEELGLETVLELPQSRRQFWDRDFRR from the exons ATGCGCGCGGATGACGAAACAAAGGGTGTTCAGCATTTCACACGGTTTATACGTGTCGTGTCAACACGACACAGCCACAGTTACATATCACACGATATCGACAAAGTACTAAAAATGTCTTATCTTGACAAACCACCGCATCTTCGATGCAAACAACCCAGCGaattggcttcaagtcttttaGACGAGGGAGCCTACCAACAGCGTCAACCGTTTCCGATACGTCAGAAAACCGACGAAAGAAAGGCACGGTGTGACGGCAGGAACCGAAGAGGGGAGAGAGGGGCAAGAGGAAAGGAGGAACGGAGGAGGGGAGGAAGAGATTCAGTTAGTAACCGGAAGGATGAGGTAGTAGAAGGTTATCCTAGGGCCGGTGGAGCCACTGAAAAAGAAGAGGGCTACACAGAGCAGGACCCAGAACACGGGGTTTCTGTTAATTTAACATCAGTAACAGAACGCAAAAGAGATCACAACGCACCAAGAAA GCAGAGTGCGTTCACAGATAAAGGCGCATGCTCAGAAGATCAACGCCTCAACGCGGCTACTCGTGGTAGATCGAAACAGCGCGCCAAAAGAAGGAGAGTTAAATACCACGACGAGAAGAAATTCCGTCGTGAAagcagtaaccatggtaacaggAAAG ATTTTGCGGAAAGATCTTTCCCTCGTTATTGTGGTTTTCACGATTCCAGTGACGATGATGACTGTGAAAATCACCAAACCAGTCCATCTGCAAAAAGATCTAAGCAGATTAAGAAATCACAAGCGTATCGAAGGAATCGCCGTACCATAAACGTCTCAGCTGAGACGATCCGTTCATTGAGCGAGGCCGGTAAAGGTCGTTCACCGTCGAAGCAAGTGCAAAAGAAAACCCAAGGCAATTCTTCAAAGAATTTACCTCATGGATGTGAAAATGCACAAAGTTACGATCGACTACATACATTTCTACAATGGGCATCAAAGAAAAGCCGAAGTGCAAACCGAAGTGGTATTTACGTCATTCCAAAGCGTACAGAGTACTCGAATTTGACCACTGATGAGCTCGACTATATCAGTCTTTGTGTTAGAACAGAAGAAGCCCTAAATAAACCACTACCATTAGCTTCCAATAGGACTGTATACAAATATTGGCTCAAGAAGTACGGTATCGCTCTCACAGGTTTACTCCTGACCGATTCCTCAGACATCGAGACAACCGAGGAAGATGAAGATGAGGATGAATCGCACGCTATGGAGGAGAGGATAACTCAATGTTATAACCAACAACATCTTCACGACAACTTGGAGATCACCGCTAAACGCACCACCTTGGTCAAAGATAAACTCATAGTGGTCAAACAGGAGACTCATTCAAGATCCACGCAGACAGATGGTCAAGATTTAGATGGCAAAAGTAATTTCAAAGACGCCAATAAATTGTCACTGCAAAATGTTAGTAATATCTCGTTATCTCCAGAGAGGAGTTATCCTGAAGTCATCAAAGAAGGAATTACTCTAAACAACACAAGCAATGATATTAATCTTGTTACTTCATTTCTCAAATCAGCTACCACATATTTTGACAACAGATTTGATCGTACTGTACAGAGGCTAGAAAACAAAGCCACTAGCCGCAGTTACGAACAACCTTCAACTTCCACAGATGGGGAACCCAATAATGATCATCTCATCAATTGCAGTAAGGAAACCCAGACAACCGGATTGATGCAGGAGGGAAGGCATCTAGAAACCTGCAATAAAGAAACCAAATCCTTATCTTGTACCTCCAATACTGATTACGACGAGAACAAAACAGTTAAACTTGCATTTTTAATTGCAGATAATCTTTTTCAACGACAAGTCAGTGGACAGATGGCTGTCCCAAATAAAATGGAGATCGATCCGACCAAAAAGAACATTACGAAAACATTTTCGAAAGAGGTCGGAAGCAAACTTTACCAACAACAAATATATAGCTCTTCTGAATCAGTTGCGGAAGACATTGGAGAAGAACATTTCCGCACACCTAGACCACCTTGTATTCTCAACGATCCGAAAAAACCTGTATGGTGTAGGAGaatgaaatttttaaaacaaCTGAAGCAAATCACACCTGTAATTGCACCTGATTCTTTAAAAATGCAGCTTCCATCTGATGTAAAATCGGCAAATACTAAACCTGTAAAAGTGATCGAGTTAGATCCAGAGTGCGTTCCTGTCAAGGAGGAGTTTTCCAACCATGTCAATGAAGCCTCGGTGGTATCGGAAGATATTGAAGAAATGTTTCAAACGAGCATTACTTCCACTCAACAATCAGTCAACGAAGCAAAGTCACTTGATGTAGTAACGAACATTCCTAAGGTACACGGTGATGAAGGCAAGAACACTGTAAAGCCAAGCAGCTCTGCTGAACAAGTTGCAGGTCTGACGGCGTCACAAACAAGTACACCGCATTGCGCCACCTGTGTCCCATCCGAAGTGCAGAACACTAAACATACTACATCACCAGTAAATGGGGCGATGGACACCGTGCCCAAAGACTCCCCTGGTGCAGAATCTCCAGAGGAGAATTTCCAGCCAcagttaatgaaagaaatagAGAGTAAACCAAGAAGGTTGATTGATACTCTTCCACCACCTGTGCTGGCTGGCAAAGGATTTCTGGGCAGTTACATTAACCAGCAGTCATCTAAAACTAACGAAATACCTTCGGTTAGTGGTCTAAGCCGAATACCTGAAGTAGGTAACAAAGCTGTGACCAATGTTCAACCTTTATGTAGCGCAATAGGTACAGCACTACCACATAATCTATCCCGCGGTGGACAACTTACCCCAATCGAAACTCCAGATGTTCACTTTTCGCCACAAAGGAGTGTTTTGACACATGCCGATGATTTGGCACTGGCCGTGGGGAGTTTGCCACCGCGTCGTGGACTTTTTGCACCCATGTCCATGGGTTCGCTGCCAACAGTTCCAACGAATTATACACAAGTGTCTACATCTTCAGTCGATGACAATATAACACCCACTGCATGTACCAATTTAGCGACATCTTCTAGATTTGGTCAACTTGCACCTTTAGCTGCTAACGGCGGGAAATCGAAAGACAAGAAaatcaagaagaagaaaaaggacaagaagaacaaaaagaaaagagatcGATCAAATGAGTCTTTAAGTGTTATTGAAGAACAAAGTTCTTCCAGAACACATCACGCTTTCACTTCAAACGACGAAATGCTTGATTCATCTAGGCAATACTCACTAGACgatcgtcatcatcatctttatcagtCACCACAAATGTCGTCATTAATGAACTCACAAGCTGTTGGACGATTAGGTATCACTCCCTCACGACCGATCGATCGACAATCATTCGCTGCTTCAAGTCGTCAGACAGGTATTTTCTCATCTGCTGGTGCATTACCAAATCTAACTAACGAAAACTTGAGAGATACATTACACGGTCAACGAATTAATGTGCCAACGGGATCCTTTCGGCAGACTGAGCGACAAGAAGTACCCAGAGGTTTCTTACAACCAATGCCTCCATCCTCAGAACGACTCTCTCGGAATGACACTGAAAAAAATAGTTACGTCTTTCCAGGAAGAGATCCAACACTATTTCGGATGACAACaggtgatgatcatgatgatgatgacgatctTTACTATCAAACGGATGAAGATGAATACGTCTATGAGAGTAATTTTCATGAAGGGGGCTTAGAGTACAACATGCTCCCTCATCCAGGGCATCCGTCGATGTACATACAAAGAGGAGCATACAATCAAATG GACCCACGTGTTTCATATATGCAAGCACAAAGTCAACGCAATACAGGCGAACCGGTACTGGTTCTGCAAGATGAGGAGGAGCTTGGACTTGAAACCGTCCTAGAACTCCCCCAATCGCGGAGGCAGTTCTGGGATCGCGATTTCCGCCGTTAG